Proteins encoded in a region of the Nonomuraea helvata genome:
- the pcaG gene encoding protocatechuate 3,4-dioxygenase subunit alpha, whose protein sequence is MNPTPSQTVGPFYGFALPIPRGGDLAPPSDGGGITVHGYVYDGAGEPVPDALLEFWQADLSGSLRGAPGTLRRDPVSGTLLGRHGVDFTGFGRVPTDGDGRWTLRTLPPGTGYISVCVFARGLLHHLYTRIYFGQDAFLDSLPPERRRTLVPVEEREGVYRFDIHLQGEKETVFLDFG, encoded by the coding sequence ATGAACCCCACCCCCTCCCAGACCGTGGGCCCGTTCTACGGCTTCGCGCTCCCGATCCCCCGTGGCGGCGACCTGGCCCCACCGAGCGACGGGGGCGGGATCACCGTCCACGGATACGTGTACGACGGCGCGGGCGAGCCGGTGCCCGACGCGCTGCTGGAGTTCTGGCAGGCCGACCTGTCCGGCAGCCTGCGGGGGGCGCCGGGCACGCTCCGGCGCGACCCCGTGAGCGGCACGCTGCTCGGCAGGCACGGCGTCGACTTCACCGGCTTCGGCCGGGTGCCCACCGACGGCGACGGCCGCTGGACCCTGCGCACGCTGCCGCCGGGCACCGGGTACATCAGCGTCTGCGTGTTCGCCCGCGGCCTGCTCCACCACCTCTACACCCGCATCTACTTCGGCCAGGACGCCTTCCTCGACTCGCTGCCCCCGGAGCGCAGGCGGACGCTGGTGCCGGTGGAGGAGCGCGAGGGTGTCTACCGGTTCGACATCCACCTGCAGGGCGAGAAGGAGACCGTCTTCCTCGACTTCGGCTGA